Proteins encoded together in one Lathyrus oleraceus cultivar Zhongwan6 chromosome 5, CAAS_Psat_ZW6_1.0, whole genome shotgun sequence window:
- the LOC127085316 gene encoding uncharacterized protein LOC127085316 — MKGKGDERRSEQESSEEEGQFVRYREEKEDDKKRGRRDENFNRDRRGSDEEDPHRRREKDRGEDLDLEYEDDRKRIKDKDMVKRHREGGSEKEKDSRRRNKEDSDENRDAMRISDRERRHRGDRDNDNEKERERERGQRSRYEDDSDEERNRKRNWDRDRRHRVDRYGRVDRYGRVDRYGRVDRYGDNEKETDRRSDDDRKSNCERSQRVEKNGGNEREEGRKKEEKHAVIPEINGDASKLGKSGGVYIPPFKLARMMKEVDDKSSPEYQRLTWDALRKSINGLVNKVNAANIKNIIPELFAENLIRGRGLFCRSCMKSQMASPGFTDVFSALVAVVNTKFPEVGDLLLRRIVLQLKRAYKRNDKPQLLAAVKFVAHLVNQQVAHEIIALELLTVLLEKPTDDSVEVAVGFVTECGSILQDLSPRGLHGIFERFRGILHEGEIDKRVQFLIEGLFAIRRAKFQGYPAVRPELDLVEQEDQLTHEVSLDEEIDPETNLDIFKPDPNYMENEKRYEELKKSLLGEEEESEGDDEGSDAESDDDDDESDEETEESMQIKDETETNLVNLRRTIYLTIMSSVDFEEAGHKLLKIHLEPGQEMELCIMLLECCSQERTYLRYYGLLGQRFCMINKVHQENFETCFVKQYSMIHRLETNKLRNVAKFFAHLLGTFALPWHVLSYIRLTEEDTTSSSRIFIKILFQELSEHLGIRLLNERLNDPTMQDSFESIFPKDNPKNTRFCINFFTSIGLGGLTENLREYLKNMPRLIMQQQKQVPDSDSDNESASSGSSDSGTSSESESDSASSDESDRKRSKRRRK; from the exons ATGAAGGGTAAAGGGGACGAACGAAGGAGTGAACAAGAGTCGTCAGAGGAAGAGGGGCAGTTTGTCAGATATCGTGAAGAGAAAGAAGACGACAAAAAACGTGGCCGACGCGATGAGAATTTCAATCGAGACCGCCGTGGAAGCGACGAGGAAGATCCGCATCGCCGCAGAGAGAAAGATCGTGGTGAAGATTTAGATTTAGAGTACGAAGATGATAGAAAAAGGATCAAGGATAAGGATATGGTTAAGAGACATAGAGAGGGTGGGAGTGAGAAAGAGAAGGATAGCCGGCGTCGGAACAAGGAGGATTCAGATGAAAATCGTGATGCCATGAGAATTAGTGACAGGGAAAGGAGGCATAGAGGTGATAGGGATAATGATAATGAAAAGGAGAGGGAGAGGGAGAGGGGTCAGCGGAGTCGGTATGAGGACGATTCTGATGAGGAGCGTAATAGGAAGCGGAATTGGGATAGGGATAGGAGGCATAGGGTTGATAGGTATGGTAGGGTTGATAGGTATGGTAGGGTTGATAGGTATGGTAGGGTTGATAGGTATGGTGATAATGAGAAGGAGACGGATCGGCGCAGTGATGATGATAGAAAGAGTAACTGTGAGAGGAGCCAACGAGTTGAAAAGAATGGTGGCAATGAGAGAGAAGAGGGTAGGAAGAAAGAGGAAAAACATGCGGTGATACCGGAAATCAATGGTGATGCATCTAAATTGGGGAAAAGTGGTGGAGTTTACATTCCTCCCTTTAAGTTAGCTAGGATGATGAAAGAAGTTGATGATAAAAGTAGTCCTGAGTATCAACGGCTGACTTGGGATGCTCTAAGAAAGAGTATAAATGGACTGGTGAACAAGGTCAATGCTGCCAACATTAAGAACATAATTCCGGAATTGTTTGCTGAGAACTTGATTCGCGGAAGAGGGCTCTTCTGTAGATCCTGTATGAAGTCTCAGATGGCGTCTCCCGGGTTTACCGATGTGTTTTCCGCATTGGTTGCTGTTGTCAACACGAAATTTCCTGAAGTTGGGGATCTTTTGCTTAGAAGGATTGTTTTGCAGCTAAAAAGAGCGTATAAGCGGAATGACAAG CCTCAATTACTTGCTGCTGTTAAGTTTGTAGCACATCTGGTGAATCAGCAGGTGGCTCATGAGATCATTGCGCTAGAGCTACTAACGGTTTTGCTCGAAAAGCCAACCGATGACAGTGTTGAAGTAGCTGTTGGTTTTGTCACAGAATGTGGTTCAATACTGCAGGATCTCTCACCTAGAGGACTTCATG GCATCTTTGAGCGTTTCCGGGGAATTCTTCATGAAGGAGAAATTGACAAACGTGTTCAATTTTTGATTGAAGGCCTGTTTGCAATAAGAAGGGCAAAGTTTCAG GGTTATCCAGCTGTTAGGCCTGAATTAGACCTCGTGGAGCAGGAAGATCAGTTAACTCATGAGGTCTCCTTGGATGAGGAAATAGATCCTGAGACTAATCTCG ATATATTCAAACCTGACCCCAATTATATGGAGAATGAAAAACGTTATGAAGAGTTGAAGAAATCCCTGCTGGGTGAGGAGGAGGAATCAGAGGGAGATGATGAAGGCTCTGATGCTGAatcagatgatgatgatgatgaatctgaTGAAGAGACCGAGGAAAGTATGCAGATTAAAGATGAAACAGAAACCAATCTTGTTAATCTGAGGAGGACTATCTATCTAACAATCATGTCTAGTGTAGATTTCGAGGAAGCTGGTCATAAGCTTCTCAAAATTCATCTCGAGCCAGGTCAAGAG ATGGAATTGTGCATTATGCTTTTGGAATGTTGCAGCCAAGAAAGAACTTACCTCCGATATTACGGTCTTCTGGGCCAGCGATTCTGCATGATTAACAAAGTGCATCAAGAAAATTTTGAGACATGCTTTGTGAAGCAATATTCCATGATCCATCGACTTGAAACAAACAAACTGCGAAATGTGGCAAAATTTTTTGCTCATTTGCTTGGGACATTTGCTCTGCCTTGGCACGTCTTATCATACATTCGCTTGACTGAAGAGGACACAACTTCTTCTTCGCGTATATTTATTAAGATTCTCTTCCAG GAATTGTCAGAGCATCTTGGCATTCGGTTGTTAAATGAGCGGTTAAATGATCCAACAATGCAGGATTCTTTTGAATCAATATTTCCCAAAGATAACCCTAAAAACACACGATTCTGCATTAACTTCTTCACATCCATTGGACTTGGTGGTCTTACTGAGAATCTACGCGAGTATTTGAAAAACATGCCACGTCTGATCATGCAACAACAGAAGCAAGTTCCTGATTCTGACTCAGATAATGAATCTGCAAGCTCCGGTTCATCAGATTCGGGAACCAGTTCTGAGTCAGAGTCTGACTCAGCAAGTTCTGATGAAAGTGATAGAAAAAGAAGTAAACGTAGAAGAAAATAA